A region of Psychrilyobacter piezotolerans DNA encodes the following proteins:
- a CDS encoding gamma-glutamyl-gamma-aminobutyrate hydrolase family protein, with the protein MKVIGISGNKKFLDGFNRDYVFDHYSTCIEKIGAVPLILPITNKEEVARVYIDKIDALIMTGGIDVNPFLYGEELTKETEVPFIQRDTFDFLLIKAALNKNIPILGICRGMQIINVYFGGSLHQDIKYYGETNVQHVQKSNHHEPVHFVDIEKDSILCTLIGEKQIVNSVHHQCIKELGAGLTASAVSSSDKIIEGYESKGKNKILGIQWHPEMMFAEGNNEMENIFRFLLR; encoded by the coding sequence ATGAAAGTAATTGGTATTTCAGGAAATAAAAAGTTTTTAGATGGTTTTAACAGGGATTATGTTTTCGATCACTATTCCACATGTATTGAAAAAATCGGTGCTGTACCGCTGATTTTACCAATAACTAACAAGGAAGAAGTTGCTAGGGTATATATCGATAAGATCGATGCCTTAATAATGACCGGGGGTATCGATGTAAACCCTTTCTTATATGGTGAGGAACTTACAAAGGAAACTGAAGTACCTTTTATCCAGAGAGATACTTTTGATTTCCTGCTTATCAAGGCTGCACTGAATAAAAATATCCCTATTTTAGGGATATGCAGAGGGATGCAGATAATAAATGTATATTTTGGCGGTTCACTGCATCAGGATATAAAATACTATGGTGAGACCAATGTGCAGCATGTACAGAAATCTAATCACCATGAGCCTGTTCACTTTGTGGATATTGAGAAGGATTCTATCCTCTGTACTCTCATCGGGGAAAAACAAATTGTCAATTCTGTACACCATCAGTGTATCAAGGAACTGGGGGCAGGACTGACAGCTTCAGCAGTATCTTCTTCCGATAAGATAATTGAAGGTTATGAATCTAAGGGTAAAAACAAGATCCTGGGTATCCAGTGGCATCCTGAGATGATGTTTGCTGAAGGAAATAATGAAATGGAAAATATCTTCCGGTTTTTACTTAGATAA
- the dtd gene encoding D-aminoacyl-tRNA deacylase, whose protein sequence is MRVVLQRVSRASVEVEGNIIGKIDNGLLLLLGIHVDDNIKELEWMVNKVIGLRIFEDEDGKMNNSLTDAGGSLLIVSQFTLYGDCEKGRRPGFIDAARPEKAIPMYEEFIDRCKKLGVHVESGEFGADMKVDLLNDGPVTLVIDSPARLRG, encoded by the coding sequence ATGAGAGTCGTTTTACAGAGAGTTTCAAGAGCAAGTGTAGAAGTAGAAGGAAATATAATCGGGAAAATAGACAATGGATTATTACTGTTATTAGGTATTCATGTAGATGACAATATAAAGGAATTAGAATGGATGGTTAACAAGGTCATAGGACTTAGAATATTTGAAGATGAAGATGGAAAGATGAACAACTCCCTGACCGATGCAGGCGGCAGTCTCCTAATAGTGTCACAATTTACCCTCTATGGCGATTGTGAAAAAGGAAGAAGACCAGGATTTATAGATGCTGCCAGACCAGAAAAAGCTATCCCCATGTATGAGGAGTTTATAGACAGGTGTAAAAAATTAGGAGTCCATGTAGAAAGTGGTGAATTTGGTGCTGATATGAAGGTGGATCTTTTAAATGATGGTCCCGTTACTTTGGTAATAGATTCTCCTGCAAGACTCAGAGGATAG
- a CDS encoding Cof-type HAD-IIB family hydrolase: MKYKAVISDLDGTLLNSEHKISDYTKTVIKSIIDSGVKFFIATGRHHTDVLAIKKILDLDSIMITSNGARVHDEENKEILARDLPLSISREIIDLKLDEEIYVNLYAGDHWYTEKEAQWTEAFHTESGFTYTLANFEDLKNTKITKFFYLHEDPKVMEKLEKKINGLYPDQLNVTMSLPVCLEVMAKDVSKGTAIVEVLKLEDIKIEETIAFGDGLNDLEMLELVGKGFIMQNGSQTLKETLPHLEIIGDNTNDGVAKKLEEIFEIKK; this comes from the coding sequence ATGAAATATAAAGCGGTTATTTCTGATTTAGACGGTACACTTTTAAATTCAGAACACAAAATTTCAGACTATACTAAAACAGTTATTAAATCTATCATTGACAGCGGTGTAAAATTTTTTATTGCAACCGGCAGGCACCACACCGATGTATTGGCTATAAAAAAGATTTTAGATTTAGACAGTATTATGATTACCTCTAACGGAGCCAGGGTTCATGATGAGGAAAATAAAGAGATCTTGGCCAGAGACCTTCCCCTTTCTATCTCAAGAGAGATAATAGACCTTAAATTAGATGAGGAAATTTATGTAAACTTATATGCCGGGGACCATTGGTATACAGAAAAAGAAGCCCAGTGGACCGAAGCATTTCATACTGAATCCGGGTTCACCTATACTTTAGCTAATTTTGAAGACCTGAAAAATACTAAAATCACTAAATTTTTCTATCTCCATGAAGATCCAAAGGTCATGGAAAAACTGGAAAAAAAAATTAATGGACTTTACCCTGACCAGCTTAATGTCACTATGTCACTACCTGTCTGTTTGGAAGTAATGGCTAAAGATGTCTCTAAGGGAACTGCCATAGTAGAGGTCTTAAAATTAGAAGATATCAAGATCGAAGAAACTATCGCCTTTGGTGATGGATTGAATGATTTGGAGATGTTAGAGTTAGTAGGAAAAGGATTTATAATGCAAAATGGCAGCCAAACCCTTAAAGAAACATTACCACATTTAGAGATTATCGGAGATAATACAAATGATGGAGTAGCTAAAAAATTAGAAGAAATATTTGAAATAAAAAAATAA
- a CDS encoding response regulator, whose translation MKRIIMSLYIIMCIGVFGIEPSMNIGTERKVLPLSHGLEAYFERVIYLQPAVEKVYLLGFKGEETNNLKKRFSKIEFSNFSMGKNKEESGGSRALVVKDRRKTSDLKNLNYPVYGYRYTPRDEFVMVLYPDEPYHGSPVRERLFFNYPKAKEYKLNYFLLEGGYSFYNMDGHFFVIDKRNLNKIIISFHLTIMVSFIMFYLIISRRKLVKELTKTRLRAEEASLEKGRFLANMSHEIRTPLSGIIGTVETLRDIPMDRKINEKIGVIGGASHHLLEIINDILDFSKIEANKIEIHRNQFSLRETLTEILQIFESIINRKNLRLICICSKDIPHLVVGDRLALRKILINLVGNAVKFTHEGEITICVKINESGDIYFRVTDTGIGIPEEMVDKITEDFIQGQQGNSREYEGTGLGLAITSRFLSLMGSKLMVESTVGLGSSFYFKLSLPEGKDKLQPNTGGFILYTATREVKEFFQEFGDDYNHPYIIISDEEEFMDLSEDGEILLDYPHIFIGEDLYLPEKHTLDCTVVCSLPMELLKVSVICMNPLFNWKIHRSMEKVNQEQIEVKTRNIKALIVDDSRLNLNVLKDLLERIGILVISASRGSEALELLTGEIDIVFTDIQMPEMDGYELADRIKKIDMKLPVVAITANAFLEDRVKALKGSLDAYVTKPFQRDDLIEAIENLVPQLKVERLLNELGNEGIIADCLKEIPKGLFRLKEALEVKSYEKIRYYAHKLKGEFSYLKEDKIRILLEEIEKDSENVEQKVKYLKGIEVRWNSLKDRIGEE comes from the coding sequence ATGAAAAGAATAATTATGTCTTTATATATAATAATGTGTATAGGAGTGTTTGGAATAGAGCCCTCAATGAATATAGGAACAGAGAGAAAAGTGCTTCCCCTTTCTCATGGGTTGGAGGCCTACTTTGAAAGAGTAATTTATCTTCAGCCTGCAGTAGAGAAGGTCTATCTTTTAGGCTTTAAAGGGGAAGAAACAAATAACTTAAAGAAACGTTTTTCGAAGATAGAGTTTTCAAACTTTTCGATGGGAAAAAATAAAGAAGAATCTGGAGGGTCAAGAGCTCTGGTTGTTAAAGACAGGAGAAAAACCTCGGATTTAAAGAACCTTAATTACCCTGTTTACGGATATAGGTACACTCCCAGGGATGAGTTTGTTATGGTGTTATATCCTGACGAACCATACCACGGTTCCCCTGTAAGGGAAAGATTGTTTTTTAACTATCCCAAGGCAAAAGAATATAAATTAAACTATTTTCTTTTGGAGGGAGGGTACTCATTTTACAATATGGATGGGCACTTTTTTGTGATAGACAAGAGAAACCTCAATAAGATAATAATCTCCTTCCACCTGACAATAATGGTTTCCTTTATCATGTTTTATCTGATAATAAGCAGACGAAAACTTGTAAAGGAACTCACGAAAACAAGGCTCAGGGCAGAGGAAGCCAGCCTGGAAAAAGGGCGTTTTCTGGCCAACATGTCCCATGAGATAAGGACACCTCTCAGCGGGATAATAGGCACGGTAGAAACCCTGAGAGATATTCCCATGGACAGGAAGATCAATGAAAAGATCGGGGTTATAGGAGGAGCATCCCATCATTTATTGGAGATCATAAATGATATTCTTGATTTTTCCAAGATTGAAGCAAATAAAATAGAAATTCACAGAAACCAGTTTTCTCTGAGGGAAACTCTCACAGAGATACTTCAAATATTTGAGAGTATAATAAATAGGAAAAATTTAAGACTCATATGTATCTGTTCAAAGGATATCCCCCATCTTGTAGTGGGAGACAGATTAGCTCTGAGAAAGATTCTTATAAACCTGGTTGGAAATGCAGTTAAGTTTACCCATGAGGGTGAAATTACTATCTGTGTTAAAATAAATGAGTCCGGAGACATTTACTTTAGAGTGACAGATACCGGAATAGGTATTCCGGAAGAGATGGTAGATAAAATAACTGAAGATTTTATTCAGGGACAGCAGGGGAACTCAAGAGAGTATGAAGGAACGGGACTGGGACTGGCAATAACATCAAGGTTCTTATCTTTGATGGGGTCAAAGCTTATGGTTGAGAGTACCGTGGGCCTGGGAAGCAGTTTTTACTTTAAACTGTCTCTTCCAGAAGGAAAAGATAAGTTACAGCCAAACACCGGAGGCTTTATTTTATATACAGCCACAAGAGAGGTAAAGGAGTTTTTTCAAGAGTTCGGAGATGACTACAACCATCCTTATATAATTATATCCGATGAAGAGGAGTTTATGGACCTATCCGAGGATGGGGAAATACTCCTTGATTACCCCCATATCTTTATAGGGGAAGATCTGTATCTGCCGGAAAAGCATACTTTAGATTGTACAGTTGTATGCAGTTTACCTATGGAGCTTCTAAAAGTCTCTGTTATTTGTATGAATCCATTATTTAACTGGAAGATCCATAGAAGTATGGAGAAGGTAAACCAGGAACAGATAGAGGTCAAAACAAGGAATATCAAAGCATTAATTGTTGATGACAGCAGGCTAAATCTAAATGTATTAAAAGATCTTTTAGAAAGGATTGGAATATTGGTCATTTCTGCTTCCAGGGGTTCAGAAGCTCTGGAATTATTAACAGGTGAAATTGATATTGTATTTACAGATATACAGATGCCTGAGATGGATGGATACGAACTGGCTGACAGGATAAAAAAGATAGATATGAAATTACCGGTTGTGGCGATAACTGCAAATGCATTTTTAGAGGATAGAGTAAAAGCACTTAAAGGGTCACTGGATGCCTATGTAACAAAGCCTTTTCAGAGGGATGATCTTATAGAGGCAATTGAGAATCTTGTGCCTCAGCTAAAGGTTGAAAGACTTCTTAATGAACTGGGCAATGAAGGGATAATAGCCGATTGTTTGAAGGAGATACCAAAAGGACTTTTTCGGTTAAAAGAAGCTCTGGAAGTAAAATCATATGAGAAGATAAGATATTATGCTCATAAGCTTAAGGGGGAGTTTTCATATTTAAAAGAGGATAAAATAAGAATTCTTCTGGAAGAAATTGAAAAAGATTCAGAGAACGTTGAACAAAAAGTTAAGTATTTAAAGGGTATAGAGGTTAGATGGAACAGTTTAAAAGACAGGATTGGAGAGGAATAG
- the hydE gene encoding [FeFe] hydrogenase H-cluster radical SAM maturase HydE, translating into MDIERILNKEKLDRSDLICLMNTNSAEDIEKIFKKAYEVKLENIGNKVYYRGLIEISNECIKNCFYCGIRRDNDKVEKFRMTKEQILEGAKWIYENNYASIAIQAGERCDEEFVNFIEEVVIGIKEISNNKLGITLSLGEQSYETYKRWFDAGAHRYLLRIESSNKDIYDSLHPKDPLHNHDTRIECLKDLRKAGYQVGTGVMIGLPGQTTEDLVDDILFYEKMDIDMIGMGPYILHDDTPMGKKEKNNILDKKKRVELGLKMIALTRIYLKDVNIAATTALQGLDSLGREKGLKAGANILMPITTIKEHKAKYQLYNNKPCIDDNADQCKSCLGKRVESVGDEIIYNDWGDSPHFKKKLK; encoded by the coding sequence TTGGATATAGAAAGAATATTAAATAAAGAAAAATTAGATCGAAGTGATTTGATCTGCTTAATGAATACAAATTCAGCAGAGGATATAGAAAAAATATTTAAGAAAGCTTATGAAGTTAAGCTGGAAAATATCGGGAATAAAGTTTATTATCGTGGGCTTATAGAAATTAGTAATGAATGCATTAAAAACTGCTTTTATTGCGGGATTAGAAGAGATAATGATAAGGTAGAAAAATTCAGGATGACCAAAGAACAGATTCTGGAAGGGGCTAAATGGATCTATGAAAATAATTATGCTTCTATAGCTATTCAGGCCGGGGAAAGGTGTGATGAAGAGTTCGTTAACTTTATTGAGGAAGTTGTAATTGGAATAAAAGAGATTTCGAACAATAAATTGGGAATCACCTTATCCTTAGGTGAGCAGAGTTATGAAACATATAAAAGGTGGTTCGATGCCGGAGCTCATAGATATTTACTCAGAATAGAGAGTTCTAATAAAGATATCTATGACTCCCTACACCCCAAAGATCCCCTTCACAACCATGATACCAGAATAGAGTGTCTAAAGGATCTGAGAAAGGCCGGATATCAGGTAGGTACAGGAGTAATGATTGGATTACCGGGTCAGACTACAGAGGATTTGGTGGATGACATATTATTTTATGAGAAGATGGATATAGATATGATAGGTATGGGGCCTTATATCCTCCATGATGATACTCCCATGGGGAAAAAGGAAAAAAATAATATTTTGGATAAGAAAAAAAGAGTTGAATTAGGTTTAAAGATGATAGCACTGACAAGAATCTATTTAAAAGATGTTAATATTGCAGCTACTACTGCTCTTCAGGGATTGGATTCTTTAGGCAGGGAGAAAGGCTTAAAAGCAGGGGCTAATATTTTAATGCCTATTACAACTATTAAAGAGCATAAGGCTAAGTACCAGCTTTATAACAATAAACCATGTATAGATGACAATGCCGATCAGTGTAAAAGCTGTCTGGGTAAGAGAGTTGAAAGTGTCGGAGACGAGATTATTTACAATGACTGGGGAGATTCCCCGCATTTTAAAAAGAAACTTAAATAA
- a CDS encoding response regulator transcription factor: MKILIVEDSLITRNHLEKTLKEEGYEVSTAASGEAALQTIVNMSPQLVLLDLYLPGIDGLEVCEKIRNHPGVYGTPHIIMLTGKTEQQDIVDGFVRGADDYVKKPFNIDEVILRIRVVERKNAAVIELLQVGDIIINLSANSVREGGEEIKLSKTEYNLLVFLAKNKGVALSRMNIYERVWEDEFIQGNRIIDVYIRKLKKKLSTFDSHIESLQGRGYILRETL, encoded by the coding sequence ATGAAGATATTAATAGTAGAGGACAGTCTGATAACAAGAAATCACTTAGAAAAAACTTTAAAGGAAGAAGGATATGAGGTTAGTACAGCCGCATCTGGAGAAGCCGCCTTACAGACGATAGTAAATATGAGCCCGCAGCTTGTACTTTTAGATCTATACCTGCCGGGGATAGACGGGTTAGAAGTTTGTGAAAAAATAAGAAATCATCCGGGAGTTTACGGGACTCCCCACATAATAATGCTCACAGGAAAGACGGAACAGCAGGACATAGTGGATGGATTTGTAAGGGGGGCAGATGATTATGTAAAAAAGCCCTTTAATATAGATGAGGTGATTCTCAGGATAAGGGTGGTGGAACGAAAAAATGCTGCTGTGATAGAACTTCTCCAGGTAGGGGATATTATTATCAATCTCTCAGCCAACAGTGTGAGGGAGGGGGGAGAGGAGATCAAGCTCTCCAAAACCGAGTATAACCTTCTTGTTTTTTTAGCAAAAAACAAAGGAGTGGCTCTCTCCAGAATGAATATCTATGAGAGGGTATGGGAGGATGAATTTATTCAGGGGAACAGGATCATAGATGTATATATAAGGAAGCTCAAGAAGAAGCTTTCTACCTTTGACAGCCACATCGAATCCCTTCAGGGAAGAGGATACATCCTGAGAGAAACATTATAA
- a CDS encoding APC family permease: MTNKLGFWSIVLLGINTILGSGIFLLPGSFYIALNERGVFPTLIVIATVLSISLCFAEASGIFEGYGGPYIYVREAMGEFMGFQVGFMKWVISLLAWATMAVAFADLLVAFLDIAHIPYIEKILAGLLIVILSYINFLGVELTKSLNNIVTLGKMVPIILFVFIGIKYMGKSNLIFIARDPGRLITGIADPILILFYAFTGFESIAVAARDMKTPLKNLPKGIISVMIGITILYLILIFSILGVLGGNIAPDSYPIFHAAYLLLGPLGGSFFSSGIIVSVIGINIASSFISPRSIVALSEKNTMPEFLSRKNKYGTPGAAIILTGGLSLLIILIGNFNTLASFSVISRISQYLLTCIAVIIFKKRGIKGSLTLPGGYLVPIIALVTMGILFYNYLIYIVTVFLIFFLIGRYFYSYDNNK; encoded by the coding sequence GTGACAAATAAACTAGGTTTTTGGAGTATTGTTTTACTTGGAATAAACACCATTCTTGGATCAGGTATCTTCCTTCTTCCAGGAAGTTTTTATATAGCCTTAAATGAAAGAGGGGTTTTCCCTACCCTGATTGTTATCGCCACCGTTCTTTCTATCTCTCTTTGCTTTGCTGAAGCCTCTGGAATCTTTGAGGGGTATGGAGGTCCTTATATATATGTGAGAGAAGCTATGGGAGAATTCATGGGGTTTCAGGTTGGATTTATGAAGTGGGTTATCTCTCTTCTTGCCTGGGCAACCATGGCTGTTGCTTTTGCAGATCTTTTGGTGGCCTTTTTAGATATAGCTCATATCCCTTATATTGAAAAGATTCTTGCAGGACTCCTCATTGTCATCCTCTCCTATATCAACTTTTTAGGAGTAGAATTAACAAAGAGTTTAAACAATATTGTTACCCTGGGAAAGATGGTGCCTATTATATTATTTGTTTTTATAGGAATTAAATATATGGGAAAAAGCAACCTCATCTTTATCGCAAGGGATCCCGGAAGATTGATAACGGGTATTGCAGATCCTATCCTGATCCTATTCTATGCATTTACAGGTTTCGAATCAATTGCAGTAGCAGCCAGAGATATGAAAACTCCCCTTAAAAACCTTCCAAAGGGTATTATCAGTGTAATGATTGGTATAACAATACTTTATCTTATCCTGATCTTTTCTATCCTGGGAGTTCTGGGAGGAAATATAGCCCCGGATTCATACCCTATATTTCATGCGGCCTACCTTCTGCTGGGACCTCTTGGAGGAAGCTTTTTCTCATCGGGGATAATAGTTTCTGTTATTGGTATCAATATTGCATCATCTTTTATAAGTCCAAGATCTATAGTAGCACTATCTGAGAAAAATACCATGCCGGAATTTCTCTCCAGAAAAAATAAATATGGTACCCCTGGTGCTGCTATCATCCTCACTGGGGGGCTTTCATTACTTATAATTCTTATTGGTAACTTTAATACCTTAGCTTCATTTTCTGTAATTTCAAGAATTTCCCAGTACCTGCTTACGTGTATAGCTGTCATCATATTTAAAAAGCGGGGTATTAAAGGCTCTTTAACCTTGCCGGGAGGGTACCTTGTTCCTATTATTGCCTTGGTAACTATGGGTATTTTATTTTATAACTATCTAATTTACATAGTTACTGTATTTTTAATATTTTTTCTCATTGGAAGATATTTTTATAGTTATGATAATAACAAATAA
- a CDS encoding APC family permease: protein MKGKLGFWSIVLLGINCIIGTGIFGLPSKAYAMIGEASVGVIIFDALLVISIALCFAEAAGRFKVNGGPYIYAKEAFGTFFGYEVGLMKWLMGIIGWATFAVFLGNRLALVFPTFDTSSGRMAIAIFSILFWSVINLMGVKSSKIVNNIVTLGKIIPLFLFIFAGIFLFGKVDTTTLTKTVAVAASAPNGNTLVEAAILFFFAFTGFEAIGIAAGDMINPQKNLPKAIVVVMLIVSAVYIAILLICMKVLGPSLAVSKAPVAEAAGVLLGSGGKSFIMTGILISIIGINMAGSYTSTKSGVALAETGLVPEFFLKTNSKGVHYNAVLASMIGTMVLAMSGSFAALASIGVIVRFIQYIPTCAAVLIFRKRDRENGIKHEGFTIPFGPIIPIIALVVSVILLIKAGIATPHKIVYGLGGLVVVAPFYKFSKDRMEKVEKKEALGGAQ from the coding sequence ATGAAAGGAAAATTAGGATTTTGGAGTATTGTACTTTTAGGTATTAACTGTATCATCGGTACTGGGATTTTCGGATTACCCAGTAAAGCTTATGCTATGATTGGTGAAGCAAGTGTCGGTGTAATTATTTTTGATGCATTATTGGTTATTTCTATTGCTCTGTGTTTCGCAGAAGCTGCTGGTCGTTTTAAAGTTAATGGAGGTCCTTATATCTATGCCAAGGAAGCCTTTGGAACGTTCTTTGGTTATGAAGTGGGTCTTATGAAATGGCTCATGGGAATTATCGGCTGGGCTACATTTGCAGTATTTTTAGGAAACAGGCTTGCTCTGGTTTTCCCGACGTTTGACACTTCATCTGGCAGGATGGCTATTGCAATCTTTAGTATCCTTTTCTGGAGTGTAATTAACTTAATGGGAGTAAAATCTTCTAAAATAGTTAATAATATAGTTACTTTAGGAAAAATAATACCATTATTTTTATTTATTTTTGCAGGAATCTTCCTATTTGGTAAGGTCGATACAACAACTTTAACTAAAACTGTTGCTGTTGCAGCATCTGCACCTAATGGAAATACCTTAGTAGAAGCAGCAATATTATTTTTCTTTGCTTTTACAGGTTTTGAAGCTATAGGTATCGCAGCTGGAGATATGATCAATCCTCAGAAAAATCTTCCAAAGGCGATTGTTGTAGTAATGTTAATTGTATCAGCTGTTTATATCGCTATCCTATTAATATGTATGAAAGTACTGGGACCATCTCTTGCTGTCAGTAAGGCTCCTGTTGCAGAAGCAGCTGGTGTTCTTTTAGGAAGCGGCGGAAAATCATTTATTATGACAGGAATATTAATATCAATAATAGGAATCAATATGGCCGGTTCTTATACTTCTACAAAGTCTGGAGTAGCCTTAGCTGAAACCGGTCTTGTTCCTGAATTTTTCTTAAAAACAAATAGTAAAGGGGTTCACTATAACGCAGTTCTTGCATCTATGATAGGAACTATGGTTCTGGCAATGAGTGGAAGTTTTGCTGCCCTTGCGTCTATCGGTGTTATTGTTAGATTTATCCAGTATATCCCAACTTGTGCTGCTGTTCTGATCTTTAGAAAAAGAGACAGGGAAAACGGAATAAAACATGAGGGGTTTACAATTCCATTTGGTCCAATTATTCCTATTATTGCTTTAGTTGTAAGTGTAATCCTATTAATTAAAGCAGGTATAGCTACTCCTCATAAAATCGTTTATGGTTTAGGAGGGTTAGTAGTTGTGGCTCCATTCTATAAATTCTCTAAAGATAGGATGGAAAAAGTAGAGAAAAAAGAAGCCTTGGGAGGTGCCCAATAA